A single region of the Neotabrizicola shimadae genome encodes:
- a CDS encoding sugar ABC transporter permease: MSDKPTLDRADARVRHDDSLKGALKEFADRLRSGDLGMLPVIVGLVLISVVFSALNPVFLAPNNLVNLLFDCATVGVISLGIVCVLMLGEIDLSVGSMSGLASAMIGVLWVNAGVSLPLAILAALATGAVIGAIYAVLYNRLGMPSFVSTLSGLLAILGLQLYILGPTGSINLPFASPLVGFGQLWILPAWLSYLLGLLPGAVMVWVGLSVRRQRLAAGLSAQPLTRLMMKAALLTLALEGAVYFLHLGRGVPVMFGLFVLLAVILNYALTRTKWGRSMFAVGGNREAARRSGINVRRIYLSAFMLCSTLAALGGILSASRLASASQQAGTGDVNLNAIAAAVIGGTSLFGGRGSAWSAVLGIIVIQAISNGLTLLNLSSSLRYMITGGVLAIAVIVDSLARQSRVSHGRG; encoded by the coding sequence ATGAGCGACAAGCCGACCCTGGACCGGGCCGACGCCCGCGTCCGCCATGACGACAGCCTGAAGGGCGCCCTGAAAGAGTTTGCCGACCGTCTGCGGTCGGGGGATCTGGGCATGTTGCCGGTCATTGTCGGCCTTGTGCTGATCTCGGTCGTGTTCTCGGCCCTGAACCCGGTCTTCCTTGCGCCGAACAACCTGGTGAACCTTCTGTTCGACTGCGCCACGGTCGGCGTGATCTCGCTGGGCATCGTCTGTGTGCTGATGCTGGGCGAGATCGACCTTTCGGTCGGCTCGATGAGCGGGCTGGCCTCGGCCATGATCGGGGTTCTCTGGGTGAACGCCGGCGTGTCGCTGCCTCTGGCGATCCTTGCGGCGCTGGCGACCGGCGCGGTGATCGGCGCCATCTACGCGGTGCTGTACAACCGGCTTGGAATGCCGAGCTTTGTGTCGACCCTGTCGGGTCTTCTCGCGATCCTGGGGCTGCAGCTTTACATTCTTGGGCCGACCGGATCGATCAACTTGCCCTTCGCCTCGCCGCTTGTGGGCTTCGGGCAGCTGTGGATCCTGCCCGCCTGGCTGTCCTACCTTCTGGGGCTCTTGCCCGGTGCCGTCATGGTCTGGGTCGGGTTGTCGGTCCGGCGCCAGCGTCTGGCCGCGGGGCTTTCGGCGCAGCCGCTGACCCGGCTGATGATGAAGGCGGCCTTGCTGACCTTGGCCCTGGAAGGGGCGGTCTACTTCCTGCATCTGGGGCGCGGCGTGCCGGTGATGTTCGGCCTGTTCGTCCTTCTGGCCGTGATCCTGAACTATGCGCTGACCCGCACCAAGTGGGGCCGTTCGATGTTTGCAGTTGGCGGCAACCGTGAAGCCGCACGCCGGTCGGGGATCAATGTCCGCAGGATCTATCTTTCGGCCTTCATGCTGTGTTCCACGCTTGCGGCCCTGGGGGGCATCCTCTCGGCCTCGCGGCTTGCCTCTGCCAGCCAGCAGGCCGGAACCGGGGATGTGAACCTGAACGCCATCGCCGCGGCCGTGATCGGCGGGACCAGCCTGTTCGGGGGGCGTGGATCGGCCTGGAGCGCCGTCCTGGGCATCATCGTGATCCAGGCGATTTCCAACGGGCTGACGCTTTTGAACCTGTCGTCATCCCTTCGCTACATGATCACTGGCGGCGTGCTTGCCATCGCGGTGATCGTTGACAGCCTTGCCCGCCAATCGCGCGTCAGCCATGGCCGCGGGTGA
- a CDS encoding FGGY-family carbohydrate kinase, translated as MLIGVDVGTGSARAGVFDATGRLLGVGKHPVTIWQEPGDIVEQSSDQIWQAVCRAVRDAIGTAGIDPGDVTGIGFDATCSLVLVDDGGRGVPVGPSGDQTRNVIVWMDHRAQSEAEEINAGGHRVLDYVGGRISPEMETPKLLWLLRHMPDSFHRAAHFFDLSDYLSWRATGRLARSSCTVTCKWTYLAHEQSWDAGYFRSIGLGVLADEGFDRIGTEVVSPGTALGCLTQAAAGDLGLTAKVTVAASLIDAHAGGVGTLGVSLPGDADPTRRLAYIFGTSACSMASTREATPVSGVWGPYFDAMLPGLWLNEGGQSAAGAALDHLVHLHRDAAKIEAEAIAAGHSLITYVAAHAETLGANLSDTIRAAGQMVVVPEFLGNRSPFAEPEARAVMSGLGLDRGIDSLAALYLAGLSGIGYGLRQLLDRLEGQGITIQTIVASGGAAQSDLVCQMIADSTGRAVALPRAEEPVLLGAAMLAAVASGSQRTLVQAMATMSGPARLFTPAQGDLATLHAERYACFEGLQAVARRSLAWRNLLTKA; from the coding sequence ATGCTGATCGGGGTCGATGTCGGAACGGGAAGCGCGCGGGCCGGGGTCTTCGATGCCACGGGGCGGCTGCTGGGCGTGGGCAAGCACCCCGTCACCATCTGGCAGGAACCCGGAGACATCGTCGAGCAATCCTCCGATCAGATCTGGCAGGCGGTTTGCCGGGCGGTCCGTGACGCCATCGGGACCGCTGGCATTGACCCTGGGGATGTCACTGGCATCGGATTCGATGCGACCTGTTCGCTGGTTCTGGTGGACGACGGGGGGCGGGGCGTTCCGGTCGGCCCGTCCGGCGACCAGACGCGCAATGTCATCGTCTGGATGGATCATCGCGCGCAGTCCGAAGCTGAAGAGATCAACGCAGGCGGGCACCGGGTTCTGGATTATGTGGGCGGCCGGATTTCGCCCGAGATGGAGACGCCAAAGCTCCTTTGGCTGTTGCGCCACATGCCGGACAGCTTTCACCGGGCGGCCCATTTCTTCGACCTTTCGGACTATCTCAGCTGGCGCGCCACGGGCCGACTGGCCCGGTCCTCCTGCACCGTGACGTGCAAATGGACCTACCTTGCGCACGAGCAGAGCTGGGATGCCGGCTATTTCCGCTCGATCGGGCTTGGCGTGCTGGCCGACGAGGGCTTTGACCGCATCGGCACCGAGGTGGTCAGCCCCGGCACCGCGCTTGGCTGCCTGACGCAGGCGGCTGCCGGCGATCTTGGCCTGACCGCGAAGGTCACTGTCGCCGCGTCTCTCATTGATGCCCATGCCGGGGGGGTTGGCACCCTCGGCGTTTCGTTGCCCGGTGACGCGGATCCGACGCGACGGCTGGCCTACATCTTCGGCACCTCGGCCTGTTCGATGGCCTCGACCCGCGAGGCGACGCCGGTTTCCGGTGTCTGGGGGCCCTATTTCGACGCCATGCTTCCGGGGCTGTGGTTGAACGAGGGCGGGCAATCGGCGGCGGGTGCGGCACTGGATCACTTGGTCCACCTGCACCGCGACGCGGCGAAGATCGAGGCCGAAGCCATTGCAGCCGGACACTCGCTCATCACCTATGTCGCGGCCCATGCCGAAACCCTGGGCGCCAACCTGTCCGACACGATCCGCGCTGCCGGGCAGATGGTGGTGGTGCCGGAATTCCTGGGAAACCGGTCACCCTTTGCCGAACCCGAGGCGCGCGCCGTGATGTCCGGGCTGGGGCTGGACCGTGGCATCGACAGTCTGGCGGCGCTCTACCTCGCCGGTCTGAGCGGGATCGGTTACGGCCTGCGTCAGCTTCTTGATCGGCTGGAGGGGCAAGGGATCACCATCCAGACCATCGTGGCCAGCGGGGGCGCGGCGCAAAGCGACCTGGTCTGCCAGATGATCGCGGATTCGACGGGCCGCGCCGTGGCGCTGCCCAGGGCCGAAGAGCCGGTCCTTCTGGGGGCAGCCATGCTGGCCGCGGTTGCCAGCGGAAGCCAGCGTACCCTGGTGCAGGCCATGGCCACCATGTCAGGCCCTGCCCGGCTTTTCACGCCGGCACAGGGCGACCTCGCCACCCTGCACGCAGAGCGGTACGCCTGTTTCGAGGGTTTGCAGGCTGTCGCACGACGAAGCCTCGCCTGGCGCAACTTGCTGACCAAAGCCTAG
- a CDS encoding ATP-binding cassette domain-containing protein has product MQARERLPAKGERILSLRGVSKRFGAVSALTDIELDVHAGEVVALVGDNGAGKSTLVKVLAGVHQPTEGAIEYMGRPVTLDTPAKALEMGIATVFQDLALCENLDVVANLFLGHELSPWRLDEVQMEVRAWTLLKELAARIPSVREPVASLSGGQRQTVAIARSLLLDPRIIMLDEPTAALGVAQTAEVLNLIDRVRDRGLGVIIISHNMEDVRAVADRIVVLRLGRNNGVFTAEASHQDLVAAITGATENSVTRRHERLQAGAGGTNP; this is encoded by the coding sequence ATGCAGGCCCGCGAAAGACTGCCGGCAAAGGGCGAGCGCATCCTGTCCTTGCGGGGTGTCTCGAAACGCTTCGGCGCCGTGTCGGCCCTGACCGACATCGAACTGGATGTCCATGCGGGCGAAGTCGTGGCGCTGGTCGGCGACAACGGCGCGGGAAAATCCACGCTGGTCAAGGTTCTGGCCGGGGTCCACCAGCCGACCGAAGGTGCGATCGAATACATGGGGCGTCCGGTGACCCTGGATACGCCCGCGAAGGCGCTGGAGATGGGTATTGCCACGGTGTTCCAGGACCTTGCGCTGTGCGAGAACCTGGATGTGGTCGCCAACCTGTTCCTTGGCCACGAGCTTTCGCCTTGGCGGCTGGACGAAGTTCAGATGGAGGTCCGGGCCTGGACGCTTCTGAAGGAGCTTGCCGCCCGCATCCCTTCGGTCCGCGAACCCGTGGCATCGCTTTCTGGGGGGCAGCGCCAAACCGTCGCCATCGCGCGGTCGCTGCTGCTTGATCCGAGGATCATCATGCTGGACGAGCCGACGGCAGCCCTTGGCGTGGCCCAGACGGCCGAGGTCCTGAACCTGATCGACCGCGTCCGCGACCGGGGGCTGGGCGTCATCATCATCAGTCACAACATGGAAGACGTGCGCGCCGTGGCCGACAGGATCGTGGTCCTGCGCCTTGGCCGGAACAACGGCGTCTTCACGGCCGAGGCGTCGCACCAGGATCTGGTCGCGGCCATCACCGGCGCAACCGAGAATTCCGTCACGCGGCGCCACGAGCGGCTGCAGGCCGGAGCAGGGGGAACCAACCCATGA
- a CDS encoding SDR family oxidoreductase: MTGRLNGKVAAITGAASGIGLECARAMLAEGARVVLIDRAEERLNALCAELGPNARPLVVDLLDGAQVSGMLPRILGLAGQLDIFHANAGAYIGGPVQDGNPDAWDRMLNLNINAAFRSIHAVLPHMIERKTGDIVMTSSIAGVVPVVWEPIYTASKFAVQAFVHTIRRQLAPHGLRVGAVLPGPVVTALLDDWPKAKMEEALANGSLMQPVEVAEAVLFMVTRRPGVVVRDLVILPNSVDL, encoded by the coding sequence ATGACCGGACGTCTGAACGGAAAAGTGGCCGCAATCACCGGAGCGGCCTCGGGGATCGGGCTGGAATGTGCCCGTGCCATGCTGGCAGAGGGGGCCAGGGTCGTGCTGATCGACCGGGCAGAGGAGCGGTTGAACGCGCTTTGCGCCGAGCTTGGCCCGAACGCCCGGCCGCTGGTCGTGGACCTGCTGGACGGGGCGCAGGTGTCGGGGATGCTGCCCCGCATCCTGGGCTTGGCAGGGCAGCTTGACATCTTCCATGCCAATGCCGGAGCCTATATCGGCGGCCCCGTCCAGGACGGAAATCCCGACGCCTGGGACCGGATGCTGAACTTGAACATCAACGCGGCCTTCCGGTCGATCCATGCGGTCCTCCCCCACATGATCGAACGGAAGACGGGAGACATCGTGATGACCTCGTCCATTGCCGGTGTCGTGCCCGTGGTGTGGGAACCCATCTACACCGCCTCGAAATTTGCCGTGCAGGCCTTTGTCCATACCATCCGCCGGCAGCTTGCGCCCCACGGGCTTCGCGTCGGGGCCGTTCTGCCGGGCCCGGTGGTGACGGCGCTTCTGGACGACTGGCCCAAGGCGAAGATGGAGGAGGCCCTGGCCAACGGAAGCCTGATGCAGCCGGTCGAAGTGGCGGAGGCGGTGTTGTTCATGGTCACGCGCCGACCGGGTGTCGTGGTGCGCGACCTGGTGATCCTGCCGAACTCGGTGGATCTGTGA